In the genome of Corythoichthys intestinalis isolate RoL2023-P3 chromosome 19, ASM3026506v1, whole genome shotgun sequence, one region contains:
- the map7b gene encoding ensconsin isoform X5, with amino-acid sequence MQNPASFYKSDDDDGASSPARPGSSIRSPAPTSTGHSPDDDNAAANKLGESGPVGEKKQTKPHRSHGKNLCFLDSLLFNKTDERLRLARERREERDKQNAAKEATWQAREERARRHYEKHLEERRRKLEEQRLKEEQRRLAVEEKRRQKMADDKVRHEAVMRRTMERGQVTRAKANRWSWGGPPPADGSHAGFVESASLYPLVFAGPEHAPGAFGVRRRHEITGSQYADRRSVSTVNLSKQHDPVMTKRLSSSSATLLRSPDRGPRRLPLTPWESNVVNRLQQPTHSYLARSRSATSLSGEQRDMPVCPRSVSCHPVGSAAPGRPLSHSRSHERSLGGETSAPARRRTAGIAQTPQKNPDAVRKSWSNLSLPLGPALTLPLKIRSSSPIKRNTKLMAPSPGRPPQKIQGRPPTPKMLKSPGAEDPGNRRPAALPAEIPRPSESGPEAEEDRTTAGGNADSTAVSDRRRLSDTALKPSAGTADPEEAARILAENRRLVREQREKEEKERRRQEERARLAEEEMARREAEEEDRRMQEERRTEEERLRREREEVEKAHKQREEEESRQKEETERLRREREKHFQKEEAERLERKKRLEEIMKRTRRSDTADKKVIPGETSDMAEGTSGPHSNGCPAPPDTSAGDPPTHRNNIEAEGTVGRENGRLEEGHEPPSRSTSEENGLPESRSAGADDLAAGRGTGVSIPLFSLGFSAPLNSVLFIFRCRLRRDA; translated from the exons ATGCAGAATCCAG CGTCCTTCTATAAATCGGACGACGACGACGGAGCGTCTTCGCCCGCCCGGCCCGGCTCGTCGATCCGCTCTCCCGCCCCGACgtcgaccggccacagccccgaCGACGACAACGCGGCGGCAAACAAATTAGGCGAGTCGGGAccggtgggggaaaaaaaacaaacaaaaccacaCCGTTCACACGGGAAAAATCTTTGTTTTTTAGACTCTTTGCTCTTCAACAAAACGGACGAAAGGCTGAGGCTCGCCCGCGAGCGTCGAGAGGAACGCGACAAGCAGAACg CCGCCAAGGAGGCCACGTGGCAGGCGCGGGAGGAGCGAGCCCGTCGCCACTACGAGAAGCATCTGGAGGAGCGCCGGAGGAAGCTGGAGGAACAGCGGCTCAAGGAAGAGCAGAGACGCTTGGCGGTTGAGGAGAAGCGACGGCAGAAGATGGCCGACGACAAG GTTCGTCACGAGGCGGTGATGCGGCGGACCATGGAGCGGGGTCAGGTGACCCGAGCCAAGGCCAACCGCTGGTCCTGGGGCGGCCCCCCGCCCGCCGACGGCAGCCATGCCG GTTTTGTCGAATCCGCTTCCCTCTATCCGCTCGTCTTCGCCGGACCGGAGCACGCGCCCGGTGCTTTCGGTGTCCGCCGCCGTCACGAGATCACCGGATCCCAAT ATGCCGACAGAAGGTCCGTGTCCACGGTCAACTTATCCAAACAGCACGACCCGGTGATGACCAAGCGTCTGTCCTCGTCTTCCGCCACGCTCCTCCGCTCGCCTGACCGAG GTCCGCGCCGCCTTCCTTTGACGCCGTGGGAGAGCAACGTGGTCAACCGCCTCCAGCAGCCCACGCACTCGTACCTGGCACGCAGCCGCAGCGCCACGAGTCTCTCCGGAGAGCAACGGG ACATGCCTGTGTGTCCTCGCTCAGTGTCCTGCCACCCGGTGGGCTCGGCGGCGCCGGGCCGCCCGCTgtctcacagtcgcagccacgaGCGCAGCCTGGGCGGGGAGACGTCTGCGCCCGCCCGCCGGAGGACCGCCGGGATCGCGCAG ACCCCCCAAAAGAACCCCGATGCTGTCAGAAAGTCGTGGAGCAACCTGTCGCTGCCTCTGGGTCCCGCTCTAACCTTGCCTCTGAAAATCCGCTCCTCGTCGCCTATCAAAAGGAACACTAAATTGATGGCCCCATCTCCTGGAAG GCCTCCTCAGAAGATACAGGGACGCCCCCCGACCCCCAAGATGCTGAAATCCCCCGGCGCGGAGGACCCCGGAAACCGGCGTCCCGCGGCGCTCCCCGCAGAGATCCCGCGGCCGTCCGAAAGCGGCCCGGAAGCAGAAGAGGATCGAACGACGGCGGGCGGGAACGCGGACTCGACGGCCGTTTCTGACCGCCGGCGGCTTTCGGACACGGCTCTCAAGCCTTCCGCCGGCACCGCCGATCCGGAGGAGGCCGCTCGCATCCTGGCAGAGAACCGGCGGCTGGTCCGCGAGCAGAGAGAGAAGGAGGAGAAAGAGCGCCGGCGGCAAGAGGAGCGAGCCAg GTTAGCTGAGGAGGAGATGGCTCGTCGCGAGGCCGAGGAAGAGGACAGAAGAATGCAGGAGGAGAGAAGAACAGAGGAGGAGCGACTCAGGCGGGAGCGAGAGGAGGTcgagaaagcccacaaacag CGAGAGGAGGAAGAGAGTCGGCAGAAAGAGGAGACTGAGAGGCTGAGGCGGGAGCGGGAGAAACACTTCCAGAAAGAGGAGGCCGAGCGCCTGGAGAGGAAGAAG CGTCTGGAGGAGATCATGAAGAGGACCAGACGCTCTGACACCGCCGACAAG aaaGTAATCCCCGGCGAGACCAGCGACATGGCCGAAGGGACCAGCGGCCCGCATAGCAACGGTTGCCCGGCGCCCCCCGACACTTCCGCCGGCGACCCTCCCACGCATAG AAATAACATTGAAGCCGAAGGAACAGTAGGAAG GGAGAACGGCCGGTTGGAAGAAGGGCACGAACCGCCTTCGCGTTCCACGTCGGAAGAAAACGGCCTCCCCGAATCTCGGAGCGCCGGAGCGGACGATCTCGCGGCGGGGCGGGGAACAGGTGTTTCCATTCCGCTCTTTTCTCTCGGTTTCTCGGCCCCGCTCAATTCcgtcctttttatttttagatgTCGCCTGAGACGGGACGCCTAA
- the map7b gene encoding ensconsin isoform X8, whose amino-acid sequence MADRDGSDASPPASQASFYKSDDDDGASSPARPGSSIRSPAPTSTGHSPDDDNAAANKLGESGPVGEKKQTKPHRSHGKNLCFLDSLLFNKTDERLRLARERREERDKQNAAKEATWQAREERARRHYEKHLEERRRKLEEQRLKEEQRRLAVEEKRRQKMADDKVRHEAVMRRTMERGQVTRAKANRWSWGGPPPADGSHADADRRSVSTVNLSKQHDPVMTKRLSSSSATLLRSPDRGPRRLPLTPWESNVVNRLQQPTHSYLARSRSATSLSGEQRDMPVCPRSVSCHPVGSAAPGRPLSHSRSHERSLGGETSAPARRRTAGIAQTPQKNPDAVRKSWSNLSLPLGPALTLPLKIRSSSPIKRNTKLMAPSPGRPPQKIQGRPPTPKMLKSPGAEDPGNRRPAALPAEIPRPSESGPEAEEDRTTAGGNADSTAVSDRRRLSDTALKPSAGTADPEEAARILAENRRLVREQREKEEKERRRQEERARLAEEEMARREAEEEDRRMQEERRTEEERLRREREEVEKAHKQREEEESRQKEETERLRREREKHFQKEEAERLERKKRLEEIMKRTRRSDTADKKVIPGETSDMAEGTSGPHSNGCPAPPDTSAGDPPTHRNNIEAEGTVGRENGRLEEGHEPPSRSTSEENGLPESRSAGADDLAAGRGTGVSIPLFSLGFSAPLNSVLFIFRCRLRRDA is encoded by the exons ATGGCGGACCGGGATGGCAGCGACGCATCTCCTCCGGCGTCCCAAG CGTCCTTCTATAAATCGGACGACGACGACGGAGCGTCTTCGCCCGCCCGGCCCGGCTCGTCGATCCGCTCTCCCGCCCCGACgtcgaccggccacagccccgaCGACGACAACGCGGCGGCAAACAAATTAGGCGAGTCGGGAccggtgggggaaaaaaaacaaacaaaaccacaCCGTTCACACGGGAAAAATCTTTGTTTTTTAGACTCTTTGCTCTTCAACAAAACGGACGAAAGGCTGAGGCTCGCCCGCGAGCGTCGAGAGGAACGCGACAAGCAGAACg CCGCCAAGGAGGCCACGTGGCAGGCGCGGGAGGAGCGAGCCCGTCGCCACTACGAGAAGCATCTGGAGGAGCGCCGGAGGAAGCTGGAGGAACAGCGGCTCAAGGAAGAGCAGAGACGCTTGGCGGTTGAGGAGAAGCGACGGCAGAAGATGGCCGACGACAAG GTTCGTCACGAGGCGGTGATGCGGCGGACCATGGAGCGGGGTCAGGTGACCCGAGCCAAGGCCAACCGCTGGTCCTGGGGCGGCCCCCCGCCCGCCGACGGCAGCCATGCCG ATGCCGACAGAAGGTCCGTGTCCACGGTCAACTTATCCAAACAGCACGACCCGGTGATGACCAAGCGTCTGTCCTCGTCTTCCGCCACGCTCCTCCGCTCGCCTGACCGAG GTCCGCGCCGCCTTCCTTTGACGCCGTGGGAGAGCAACGTGGTCAACCGCCTCCAGCAGCCCACGCACTCGTACCTGGCACGCAGCCGCAGCGCCACGAGTCTCTCCGGAGAGCAACGGG ACATGCCTGTGTGTCCTCGCTCAGTGTCCTGCCACCCGGTGGGCTCGGCGGCGCCGGGCCGCCCGCTgtctcacagtcgcagccacgaGCGCAGCCTGGGCGGGGAGACGTCTGCGCCCGCCCGCCGGAGGACCGCCGGGATCGCGCAG ACCCCCCAAAAGAACCCCGATGCTGTCAGAAAGTCGTGGAGCAACCTGTCGCTGCCTCTGGGTCCCGCTCTAACCTTGCCTCTGAAAATCCGCTCCTCGTCGCCTATCAAAAGGAACACTAAATTGATGGCCCCATCTCCTGGAAG GCCTCCTCAGAAGATACAGGGACGCCCCCCGACCCCCAAGATGCTGAAATCCCCCGGCGCGGAGGACCCCGGAAACCGGCGTCCCGCGGCGCTCCCCGCAGAGATCCCGCGGCCGTCCGAAAGCGGCCCGGAAGCAGAAGAGGATCGAACGACGGCGGGCGGGAACGCGGACTCGACGGCCGTTTCTGACCGCCGGCGGCTTTCGGACACGGCTCTCAAGCCTTCCGCCGGCACCGCCGATCCGGAGGAGGCCGCTCGCATCCTGGCAGAGAACCGGCGGCTGGTCCGCGAGCAGAGAGAGAAGGAGGAGAAAGAGCGCCGGCGGCAAGAGGAGCGAGCCAg GTTAGCTGAGGAGGAGATGGCTCGTCGCGAGGCCGAGGAAGAGGACAGAAGAATGCAGGAGGAGAGAAGAACAGAGGAGGAGCGACTCAGGCGGGAGCGAGAGGAGGTcgagaaagcccacaaacag CGAGAGGAGGAAGAGAGTCGGCAGAAAGAGGAGACTGAGAGGCTGAGGCGGGAGCGGGAGAAACACTTCCAGAAAGAGGAGGCCGAGCGCCTGGAGAGGAAGAAG CGTCTGGAGGAGATCATGAAGAGGACCAGACGCTCTGACACCGCCGACAAG aaaGTAATCCCCGGCGAGACCAGCGACATGGCCGAAGGGACCAGCGGCCCGCATAGCAACGGTTGCCCGGCGCCCCCCGACACTTCCGCCGGCGACCCTCCCACGCATAG AAATAACATTGAAGCCGAAGGAACAGTAGGAAG GGAGAACGGCCGGTTGGAAGAAGGGCACGAACCGCCTTCGCGTTCCACGTCGGAAGAAAACGGCCTCCCCGAATCTCGGAGCGCCGGAGCGGACGATCTCGCGGCGGGGCGGGGAACAGGTGTTTCCATTCCGCTCTTTTCTCTCGGTTTCTCGGCCCCGCTCAATTCcgtcctttttatttttagatgTCGCCTGAGACGGGACGCCTAA
- the map7b gene encoding ensconsin isoform X2: MQNPGKSFLASFYKSDDDDGASSPARPGSSIRSPAPTSTGHSPDDDNAAANKLGESGPVGEKKQTKPHRSHGKNLCFLDSLLFNKTDERLRLARERREERDKQNAAKEATWQAREERARRHYEKHLEERRRKLEEQRLKEEQRRLAVEEKRRQKMADDKVRHEAVMRRTMERGQVTRAKANRWSWGGPPPADGSHAGFVESASLYPLVFAGPEHAPGAFGVRRRHEITGSQYADRRSVSTVNLSKQHDPVMTKRLSSSSATLLRSPDRGPRRLPLTPWESNVVNRLQQPTHSYLARSRSATSLSGEQRDMPVCPRSVSCHPVGSAAPGRPLSHSRSHERSLGGETSAPARRRTAGIAQTPQKNPDAVRKSWSNLSLPLGPALTLPLKIRSSSPIKRNTKLMAPSPGRPPQKIQGRPPTPKMLKSPGAEDPGNRRPAALPAEIPRPSESGPEAEEDRTTAGGNADSTAVSDRRRLSDTALKPSAGTADPEEAARILAENRRLVREQREKEEKERRRQEERARLAEEEMARREAEEEDRRMQEERRTEEERLRREREEVEKAHKQREEEESRQKEETERLRREREKHFQKEEAERLERKKRLEEIMKRTRRSDTADKKVIPGETSDMAEGTSGPHSNGCPAPPDTSAGDPPTHRNNIEAEGTVGRENGRLEEGHEPPSRSTSEENGLPESRSAGADDLAAGRGTGVSIPLFSLGFSAPLNSVLFIFRCRLRRDA; the protein is encoded by the exons ATGCAGAATCCAGGTAAAAGCTTCTTAG CGTCCTTCTATAAATCGGACGACGACGACGGAGCGTCTTCGCCCGCCCGGCCCGGCTCGTCGATCCGCTCTCCCGCCCCGACgtcgaccggccacagccccgaCGACGACAACGCGGCGGCAAACAAATTAGGCGAGTCGGGAccggtgggggaaaaaaaacaaacaaaaccacaCCGTTCACACGGGAAAAATCTTTGTTTTTTAGACTCTTTGCTCTTCAACAAAACGGACGAAAGGCTGAGGCTCGCCCGCGAGCGTCGAGAGGAACGCGACAAGCAGAACg CCGCCAAGGAGGCCACGTGGCAGGCGCGGGAGGAGCGAGCCCGTCGCCACTACGAGAAGCATCTGGAGGAGCGCCGGAGGAAGCTGGAGGAACAGCGGCTCAAGGAAGAGCAGAGACGCTTGGCGGTTGAGGAGAAGCGACGGCAGAAGATGGCCGACGACAAG GTTCGTCACGAGGCGGTGATGCGGCGGACCATGGAGCGGGGTCAGGTGACCCGAGCCAAGGCCAACCGCTGGTCCTGGGGCGGCCCCCCGCCCGCCGACGGCAGCCATGCCG GTTTTGTCGAATCCGCTTCCCTCTATCCGCTCGTCTTCGCCGGACCGGAGCACGCGCCCGGTGCTTTCGGTGTCCGCCGCCGTCACGAGATCACCGGATCCCAAT ATGCCGACAGAAGGTCCGTGTCCACGGTCAACTTATCCAAACAGCACGACCCGGTGATGACCAAGCGTCTGTCCTCGTCTTCCGCCACGCTCCTCCGCTCGCCTGACCGAG GTCCGCGCCGCCTTCCTTTGACGCCGTGGGAGAGCAACGTGGTCAACCGCCTCCAGCAGCCCACGCACTCGTACCTGGCACGCAGCCGCAGCGCCACGAGTCTCTCCGGAGAGCAACGGG ACATGCCTGTGTGTCCTCGCTCAGTGTCCTGCCACCCGGTGGGCTCGGCGGCGCCGGGCCGCCCGCTgtctcacagtcgcagccacgaGCGCAGCCTGGGCGGGGAGACGTCTGCGCCCGCCCGCCGGAGGACCGCCGGGATCGCGCAG ACCCCCCAAAAGAACCCCGATGCTGTCAGAAAGTCGTGGAGCAACCTGTCGCTGCCTCTGGGTCCCGCTCTAACCTTGCCTCTGAAAATCCGCTCCTCGTCGCCTATCAAAAGGAACACTAAATTGATGGCCCCATCTCCTGGAAG GCCTCCTCAGAAGATACAGGGACGCCCCCCGACCCCCAAGATGCTGAAATCCCCCGGCGCGGAGGACCCCGGAAACCGGCGTCCCGCGGCGCTCCCCGCAGAGATCCCGCGGCCGTCCGAAAGCGGCCCGGAAGCAGAAGAGGATCGAACGACGGCGGGCGGGAACGCGGACTCGACGGCCGTTTCTGACCGCCGGCGGCTTTCGGACACGGCTCTCAAGCCTTCCGCCGGCACCGCCGATCCGGAGGAGGCCGCTCGCATCCTGGCAGAGAACCGGCGGCTGGTCCGCGAGCAGAGAGAGAAGGAGGAGAAAGAGCGCCGGCGGCAAGAGGAGCGAGCCAg GTTAGCTGAGGAGGAGATGGCTCGTCGCGAGGCCGAGGAAGAGGACAGAAGAATGCAGGAGGAGAGAAGAACAGAGGAGGAGCGACTCAGGCGGGAGCGAGAGGAGGTcgagaaagcccacaaacag CGAGAGGAGGAAGAGAGTCGGCAGAAAGAGGAGACTGAGAGGCTGAGGCGGGAGCGGGAGAAACACTTCCAGAAAGAGGAGGCCGAGCGCCTGGAGAGGAAGAAG CGTCTGGAGGAGATCATGAAGAGGACCAGACGCTCTGACACCGCCGACAAG aaaGTAATCCCCGGCGAGACCAGCGACATGGCCGAAGGGACCAGCGGCCCGCATAGCAACGGTTGCCCGGCGCCCCCCGACACTTCCGCCGGCGACCCTCCCACGCATAG AAATAACATTGAAGCCGAAGGAACAGTAGGAAG GGAGAACGGCCGGTTGGAAGAAGGGCACGAACCGCCTTCGCGTTCCACGTCGGAAGAAAACGGCCTCCCCGAATCTCGGAGCGCCGGAGCGGACGATCTCGCGGCGGGGCGGGGAACAGGTGTTTCCATTCCGCTCTTTTCTCTCGGTTTCTCGGCCCCGCTCAATTCcgtcctttttatttttagatgTCGCCTGAGACGGGACGCCTAA
- the map7b gene encoding ensconsin isoform X3, producing MADRDGSDASPPASQASFYKSDDDDGASSPARPGSSIRSPAPTSTGHSPDDDNAAANKLGESGPVGEKKQTKPHRSHGKNLCFLDSLLFNKTDERLRLARERREERDKQNAAKEATWQAREERARRHYEKHLEERRRKLEEQRLKEEQRRLAVEEKRRQKMADDKVRHEAVMRRTMERGQVTRAKANRWSWGGPPPADGSHAGFVESASLYPLVFAGPEHAPGAFGVRRRHEITGSQYADRRSVSTVNLSKQHDPVMTKRLSSSSATLLRSPDRGPRRLPLTPWESNVVNRLQQPTHSYLARSRSATSLSGEQRVSCHPVGSAAPGRPLSHSRSHERSLGGETSAPARRRTAGIAQTPQKNPDAVRKSWSNLSLPLGPALTLPLKIRSSSPIKRNTKLMAPSPGRPPQKIQGRPPTPKMLKSPGAEDPGNRRPAALPAEIPRPSESGPEAEEDRTTAGGNADSTAVSDRRRLSDTALKPSAGTADPEEAARILAENRRLVREQREKEEKERRRQEERARLAEEEMARREAEEEDRRMQEERRTEEERLRREREEVEKAHKQREEEESRQKEETERLRREREKHFQKEEAERLERKKRLEEIMKRTRRSDTADKKVIPGETSDMAEGTSGPHSNGCPAPPDTSAGDPPTHRNNIEAEGTVGRENGRLEEGHEPPSRSTSEENGLPESRSAGADDLAAGRGTGVSIPLFSLGFSAPLNSVLFIFRCRLRRDA from the exons ATGGCGGACCGGGATGGCAGCGACGCATCTCCTCCGGCGTCCCAAG CGTCCTTCTATAAATCGGACGACGACGACGGAGCGTCTTCGCCCGCCCGGCCCGGCTCGTCGATCCGCTCTCCCGCCCCGACgtcgaccggccacagccccgaCGACGACAACGCGGCGGCAAACAAATTAGGCGAGTCGGGAccggtgggggaaaaaaaacaaacaaaaccacaCCGTTCACACGGGAAAAATCTTTGTTTTTTAGACTCTTTGCTCTTCAACAAAACGGACGAAAGGCTGAGGCTCGCCCGCGAGCGTCGAGAGGAACGCGACAAGCAGAACg CCGCCAAGGAGGCCACGTGGCAGGCGCGGGAGGAGCGAGCCCGTCGCCACTACGAGAAGCATCTGGAGGAGCGCCGGAGGAAGCTGGAGGAACAGCGGCTCAAGGAAGAGCAGAGACGCTTGGCGGTTGAGGAGAAGCGACGGCAGAAGATGGCCGACGACAAG GTTCGTCACGAGGCGGTGATGCGGCGGACCATGGAGCGGGGTCAGGTGACCCGAGCCAAGGCCAACCGCTGGTCCTGGGGCGGCCCCCCGCCCGCCGACGGCAGCCATGCCG GTTTTGTCGAATCCGCTTCCCTCTATCCGCTCGTCTTCGCCGGACCGGAGCACGCGCCCGGTGCTTTCGGTGTCCGCCGCCGTCACGAGATCACCGGATCCCAAT ATGCCGACAGAAGGTCCGTGTCCACGGTCAACTTATCCAAACAGCACGACCCGGTGATGACCAAGCGTCTGTCCTCGTCTTCCGCCACGCTCCTCCGCTCGCCTGACCGAG GTCCGCGCCGCCTTCCTTTGACGCCGTGGGAGAGCAACGTGGTCAACCGCCTCCAGCAGCCCACGCACTCGTACCTGGCACGCAGCCGCAGCGCCACGAGTCTCTCCGGAGAGCAACGGG TGTCCTGCCACCCGGTGGGCTCGGCGGCGCCGGGCCGCCCGCTgtctcacagtcgcagccacgaGCGCAGCCTGGGCGGGGAGACGTCTGCGCCCGCCCGCCGGAGGACCGCCGGGATCGCGCAG ACCCCCCAAAAGAACCCCGATGCTGTCAGAAAGTCGTGGAGCAACCTGTCGCTGCCTCTGGGTCCCGCTCTAACCTTGCCTCTGAAAATCCGCTCCTCGTCGCCTATCAAAAGGAACACTAAATTGATGGCCCCATCTCCTGGAAG GCCTCCTCAGAAGATACAGGGACGCCCCCCGACCCCCAAGATGCTGAAATCCCCCGGCGCGGAGGACCCCGGAAACCGGCGTCCCGCGGCGCTCCCCGCAGAGATCCCGCGGCCGTCCGAAAGCGGCCCGGAAGCAGAAGAGGATCGAACGACGGCGGGCGGGAACGCGGACTCGACGGCCGTTTCTGACCGCCGGCGGCTTTCGGACACGGCTCTCAAGCCTTCCGCCGGCACCGCCGATCCGGAGGAGGCCGCTCGCATCCTGGCAGAGAACCGGCGGCTGGTCCGCGAGCAGAGAGAGAAGGAGGAGAAAGAGCGCCGGCGGCAAGAGGAGCGAGCCAg GTTAGCTGAGGAGGAGATGGCTCGTCGCGAGGCCGAGGAAGAGGACAGAAGAATGCAGGAGGAGAGAAGAACAGAGGAGGAGCGACTCAGGCGGGAGCGAGAGGAGGTcgagaaagcccacaaacag CGAGAGGAGGAAGAGAGTCGGCAGAAAGAGGAGACTGAGAGGCTGAGGCGGGAGCGGGAGAAACACTTCCAGAAAGAGGAGGCCGAGCGCCTGGAGAGGAAGAAG CGTCTGGAGGAGATCATGAAGAGGACCAGACGCTCTGACACCGCCGACAAG aaaGTAATCCCCGGCGAGACCAGCGACATGGCCGAAGGGACCAGCGGCCCGCATAGCAACGGTTGCCCGGCGCCCCCCGACACTTCCGCCGGCGACCCTCCCACGCATAG AAATAACATTGAAGCCGAAGGAACAGTAGGAAG GGAGAACGGCCGGTTGGAAGAAGGGCACGAACCGCCTTCGCGTTCCACGTCGGAAGAAAACGGCCTCCCCGAATCTCGGAGCGCCGGAGCGGACGATCTCGCGGCGGGGCGGGGAACAGGTGTTTCCATTCCGCTCTTTTCTCTCGGTTTCTCGGCCCCGCTCAATTCcgtcctttttatttttagatgTCGCCTGAGACGGGACGCCTAA
- the map7b gene encoding ensconsin isoform X6, protein MADRDGSDASPPASQASFYKSDDDDGASSPARPGSSIRSPAPTSTGHSPDDDNAAANKLDSLLFNKTDERLRLARERREERDKQNAAKEATWQAREERARRHYEKHLEERRRKLEEQRLKEEQRRLAVEEKRRQKMADDKVRHEAVMRRTMERGQVTRAKANRWSWGGPPPADGSHAGFVESASLYPLVFAGPEHAPGAFGVRRRHEITGSQYADRRSVSTVNLSKQHDPVMTKRLSSSSATLLRSPDRGPRRLPLTPWESNVVNRLQQPTHSYLARSRSATSLSGEQRDMPVCPRSVSCHPVGSAAPGRPLSHSRSHERSLGGETSAPARRRTAGIAQTPQKNPDAVRKSWSNLSLPLGPALTLPLKIRSSSPIKRNTKLMAPSPGRPPQKIQGRPPTPKMLKSPGAEDPGNRRPAALPAEIPRPSESGPEAEEDRTTAGGNADSTAVSDRRRLSDTALKPSAGTADPEEAARILAENRRLVREQREKEEKERRRQEERARLAEEEMARREAEEEDRRMQEERRTEEERLRREREEVEKAHKQREEEESRQKEETERLRREREKHFQKEEAERLERKKRLEEIMKRTRRSDTADKKVIPGETSDMAEGTSGPHSNGCPAPPDTSAGDPPTHRNNIEAEGTVGRENGRLEEGHEPPSRSTSEENGLPESRSAGADDLAAGRGTGVSIPLFSLGFSAPLNSVLFIFRCRLRRDA, encoded by the exons ATGGCGGACCGGGATGGCAGCGACGCATCTCCTCCGGCGTCCCAAG CGTCCTTCTATAAATCGGACGACGACGACGGAGCGTCTTCGCCCGCCCGGCCCGGCTCGTCGATCCGCTCTCCCGCCCCGACgtcgaccggccacagccccgaCGACGACAACGCGGCGGCAAACAAATTAG ACTCTTTGCTCTTCAACAAAACGGACGAAAGGCTGAGGCTCGCCCGCGAGCGTCGAGAGGAACGCGACAAGCAGAACg CCGCCAAGGAGGCCACGTGGCAGGCGCGGGAGGAGCGAGCCCGTCGCCACTACGAGAAGCATCTGGAGGAGCGCCGGAGGAAGCTGGAGGAACAGCGGCTCAAGGAAGAGCAGAGACGCTTGGCGGTTGAGGAGAAGCGACGGCAGAAGATGGCCGACGACAAG GTTCGTCACGAGGCGGTGATGCGGCGGACCATGGAGCGGGGTCAGGTGACCCGAGCCAAGGCCAACCGCTGGTCCTGGGGCGGCCCCCCGCCCGCCGACGGCAGCCATGCCG GTTTTGTCGAATCCGCTTCCCTCTATCCGCTCGTCTTCGCCGGACCGGAGCACGCGCCCGGTGCTTTCGGTGTCCGCCGCCGTCACGAGATCACCGGATCCCAAT ATGCCGACAGAAGGTCCGTGTCCACGGTCAACTTATCCAAACAGCACGACCCGGTGATGACCAAGCGTCTGTCCTCGTCTTCCGCCACGCTCCTCCGCTCGCCTGACCGAG GTCCGCGCCGCCTTCCTTTGACGCCGTGGGAGAGCAACGTGGTCAACCGCCTCCAGCAGCCCACGCACTCGTACCTGGCACGCAGCCGCAGCGCCACGAGTCTCTCCGGAGAGCAACGGG ACATGCCTGTGTGTCCTCGCTCAGTGTCCTGCCACCCGGTGGGCTCGGCGGCGCCGGGCCGCCCGCTgtctcacagtcgcagccacgaGCGCAGCCTGGGCGGGGAGACGTCTGCGCCCGCCCGCCGGAGGACCGCCGGGATCGCGCAG ACCCCCCAAAAGAACCCCGATGCTGTCAGAAAGTCGTGGAGCAACCTGTCGCTGCCTCTGGGTCCCGCTCTAACCTTGCCTCTGAAAATCCGCTCCTCGTCGCCTATCAAAAGGAACACTAAATTGATGGCCCCATCTCCTGGAAG GCCTCCTCAGAAGATACAGGGACGCCCCCCGACCCCCAAGATGCTGAAATCCCCCGGCGCGGAGGACCCCGGAAACCGGCGTCCCGCGGCGCTCCCCGCAGAGATCCCGCGGCCGTCCGAAAGCGGCCCGGAAGCAGAAGAGGATCGAACGACGGCGGGCGGGAACGCGGACTCGACGGCCGTTTCTGACCGCCGGCGGCTTTCGGACACGGCTCTCAAGCCTTCCGCCGGCACCGCCGATCCGGAGGAGGCCGCTCGCATCCTGGCAGAGAACCGGCGGCTGGTCCGCGAGCAGAGAGAGAAGGAGGAGAAAGAGCGCCGGCGGCAAGAGGAGCGAGCCAg GTTAGCTGAGGAGGAGATGGCTCGTCGCGAGGCCGAGGAAGAGGACAGAAGAATGCAGGAGGAGAGAAGAACAGAGGAGGAGCGACTCAGGCGGGAGCGAGAGGAGGTcgagaaagcccacaaacag CGAGAGGAGGAAGAGAGTCGGCAGAAAGAGGAGACTGAGAGGCTGAGGCGGGAGCGGGAGAAACACTTCCAGAAAGAGGAGGCCGAGCGCCTGGAGAGGAAGAAG CGTCTGGAGGAGATCATGAAGAGGACCAGACGCTCTGACACCGCCGACAAG aaaGTAATCCCCGGCGAGACCAGCGACATGGCCGAAGGGACCAGCGGCCCGCATAGCAACGGTTGCCCGGCGCCCCCCGACACTTCCGCCGGCGACCCTCCCACGCATAG AAATAACATTGAAGCCGAAGGAACAGTAGGAAG GGAGAACGGCCGGTTGGAAGAAGGGCACGAACCGCCTTCGCGTTCCACGTCGGAAGAAAACGGCCTCCCCGAATCTCGGAGCGCCGGAGCGGACGATCTCGCGGCGGGGCGGGGAACAGGTGTTTCCATTCCGCTCTTTTCTCTCGGTTTCTCGGCCCCGCTCAATTCcgtcctttttatttttagatgTCGCCTGAGACGGGACGCCTAA